In Bubalus bubalis isolate 160015118507 breed Murrah chromosome 3, NDDB_SH_1, whole genome shotgun sequence, a genomic segment contains:
- the PVALEF gene encoding LOW QUALITY PROTEIN: parvalbumin-like EF-hand-containing protein (The sequence of the model RefSeq protein was modified relative to this genomic sequence to represent the inferred CDS: inserted 3 bases in 2 codons; substituted 1 base at 1 genomic stop codon), whose product MGAQDGLVPACQPSACVQTHMPSRSPSLTQGLPPDSPGSSFRYIXFFQYLQKFQASGQLDSVIRKAFQTLDKDQSSFIEXNEIKYTLSTIPSRGPSTXMDEEAEAVIQGADTDGDGRIDFEEFPELIKKEKNPKKT is encoded by the exons ATGGGGGCACAGGACGGCCTGGTCCCCGCCTGCCAGCCCTCGGCCTGTGTCCAGACCCACATGCCCAGCCGGAGTCCTAGCCTAACCCAGGGGCTCCCGCCTGACTCTCCCGGAA GCTCCTTCAGataca agttcttccagtacTTGCAGAAGTTCCAGGCCTCAGGGCAGCTGGACAGCGTCATCCGCAAGGCCTTCCAGACCCTGGACAAGGACCAGAGCAGCTTCATTGAGTGAAATGAGATAAA GTACACCCTGTCCACCATCCCCAGCAGGGGACCCAGCAC GATGGACGAGGAGGCTGAGGCTGTGATCCAGGGGGCCGACACAGATGGGGATGGGAGGATTGACTTTGAAG AATTTCCTGAATTgatcaaaaaggagaaaaatccaaAGAAGACGTAG